ATGTGtaaaatagtaaaaataatcATGTTGATTAGATTTGAGAGTTTACTCTTTAACTACCGTACCTATATCAGAACCAGTGTGAGCTACACATGCTATTTATGATATTATACAGTATGGTTGGTGTAACAACATGACAATTGAATCAGCTGTGGAATGATGGCCACATCACCAATTTCCATTTTCCTGTCAAAGTCCAAACTGCAGAGAAGCCTAAAGACATAACGCCTTCATCTCTCCGTTGATTCAGTCAATCTTATTTCAGAGCAGTTGATACAATCTGATGGAATAGTCTGCTCTAAATACTGAGCTGTGGAGCTGCTCTCCAGCTGTTGCTTATCCCAAGGTAATAAAAATGGGACAAATCAGCCCATAATCCCTCCTCAGTCCCTCCATTGTTCTTAGAATGACGCTATGCTCAAAAATGGGACCTCCTTAGTATTCTGAGTAACATCAGCATCTGCTGATTTCTCCTCTTTGTCATGTTTTGTGAGGCTTTCGAATGGCGTTGGTGGACAGCTTCATTCGTTTGGGAAACCGGAAATGATTTAATTTTGTTGTTTGGTCTTCATAACAGAATGTTTTGCTGTTTTtgcaaacatttatatttattacattttggaGATTGTAACTTTTTACAGTAGTGTATTTCAGTGACATATTTCATGCAGACTTGAAGGATCATAATGgtttcatcttttttatttttatttttatttcagctttTATCATCTCATATCGCATATTATTCAGCATTCATGCaatcaaaaaaaataaatgcgCAGTAtgttacattgaatttacagaCATGTGTCCCACCAGTGCAACATTTTCGAACAACGTGCTTCATTTTGTCACAAATTCTTagaaatacaatttaaagaGCTTCTTTAAATCTTGCATACCAGACTCTTTTGCCGGCTATATTTTGAACACATTGTCGCGATTATTTGAAAGCTTTGTATGCTTTGCTTGTCATTGTCGTACCTGTTATGTGTAAAACGTGCATCTTATATCTTCCTTGATTATTCTTTGTTGACAGCAGGAATTGCTATTGGTAATCATTTTAGGTCATCACCAAGCTCATTTCTATGGAAAGACATGTTCGCTACACTGAATATTGAAGCATTACGGAATAATATTGTTCCTCCTTTGTAATAGCTCGGTAAATATGAGTCTTAATGCCAAAGTAAATACCCCTTAATGTGCACTGTAAATGGCTCCTGTAAATATTTTAACTCAACTGTTAtaaatttcttttattttcaatcCCACCCACTTAATTATACATGTATTCCGCATTGGAACATCCTGCATGTCCTCATgagtttttctctttctttttctttgcaggTTTCCCTGATTTTCCAGGGAGAGCTCCCTTTTTTCGGTGATGGAGGTATTGCAGTGTGACAGCTGTGACTTCCGTGCCGAGTCATATGATGACTTGAAGAACCACATTCAGGACGTGCACACGGTTTTCCTGCAGCCTGCAGATGCGGATGAGTCTgactctctgaaggaggaggaggaggaggacgcagaGCAATATGATGACAAGGATGACCGGGATTATTCAACTCCTAAAGCTGGAATGAGTATGTCCACCAATTCAAATCGGATGTTACAGTTTAATTTGTGGAGGATTATTTCTGTTTGTTTCATATAACTCTTAATAGTAGGATGATTCTACTTTGAATTGAGGGACATCAAATTAATGAGTTGATGCTGGTTTTACTGACTGAAACAAGCaagtgtttaaataataaaaatgtgacTTTCCATCAGACATCTCACacactttctctttcttttttaggcCCCAATACTACTGACAATGCCAACCCAACACCACAAAAGCAGACAGCTGAAACCCACCTGCCGTTTTACCAGTGCAGGTTCTGTGTCCGTTACTTCAGATCAAAGTCATTCTTAAGGAACCACACCAAAAAAGTGCATGATGCTGTCGAGGAAGATTCTGACGCAAGTATCTCCTTGCAGAGCGCCGAGCAGCCCAGCTACAACGTTATTATGCACAATGACAATTCAAAAGTGTATTCCTGTCAGTATTGCACATACAAGTCTCCACGCAAAGCAAGAATATTGAAACACCAACTAATGTATCACAGTCAGGTTCCCGCAGAGAGCGCTGGAAATCCTTCAGAATACAATGAGACCGGAGAGGAATCGGACTCAGCCAGTGGACTCATGAAGGGAACATTTGCCTGTGAATGGTGTGACTATCAGACTGACCAGAAGGACAGCTGGACTAATCATGTGGTGAAGGAACACAGCGACACGGTCAAGATAGTTTCCTGCATCCAGGAGCTGGAAGGAGAGGCAAGTGCAAGCTCACCCAAACCAGATTCTCCCTCCGCTTCCCGAAGCCAAAATAGATCAAAGATGGGTTTCACGGACATtcaagaaaaggaaaagccGGAAGGAAAAACGTTAGAAAACACGTCGGAGAGGTCAGTCCCAGAGATCTCATCCTTTCAGTATGCAGTAACACCCAACAGCACAGGTTCCTCCATTTTGTCCAAGAGGTTTGCTTTATCTGACGTCTCCAAGAGCGTCGGAGAGACGGATGCCAACTTACTCAATGAAGAAGATTCTAAGAGCAGCTTCGAGaacgatgatgaagaggagttgGGCGACATCGATGATCCCAGCTATACCGGCACCCTGTCAGCAGATGCAAAGCAGCTTTTAACTGATGAGGATAATAAGTTACTGGAGACGAAAGGAATACCATTTAGAAAGTACATGAATCGTTTTCAGTGCCCTTTCTGCTCCTTCCTTACCATGCACAGGCGAAGCATCTCCCGGCACATTGAGAACATTCACCTTTCTGGTAAAACTACAGTGTATAAATGTGATGAATGCCCATTTATTTGCACCAGCCCTCTAAAACTAGGCACGCACAAACAGAGCCACATATCCTCAGATTTAGACACCATGGACCTAACAAGTGACAGTCCAAATCCTCACAATGACAATGCTGCAGAGCCAGTTAATGGTGGCAATGTCAACTCCAAAGTCAATGTAAAAAAGATAACCAGCACACCGAACGACCAGCAGAACCCTCATCGCTGCACACTCTGCAGCTTCTCTACCACCACTCTGAAAGGGCTGAGGGTTCACCAGCAGCATAAGCATTCCTACTGTGATGACCTAGATCCCACTGTCTTTGATAGCCAGCTGACTGACCAGCCGGAGTCTGAACCGGACGCTTCTCCAATCTTCCTACAAAAAACCCAGACCTCAATTTTAGGACATGCCACCAAAAAGTCCTTAGTAACAAGGAAAAGAGCCAGGAAGTCCATCAATGACTTACCTTTAGATTTGTCCTCGGTTAAGAAGAGAACTAGAATTGATGAAATTGCCAGTAACCTTCAAAGTAAGATAAGCCAAAGCCAACAGGACATGATTATAAACCTAGACGACATGGAGGATGTAGATGGAAGAGAAAATCACAGCATTGGTGATGAAGAGGGTCGAAACCATGACAACAAAAACCCTGTCTTCACTTATAACACTCAACTGCTTCATGCAAGAGATTCAATGATCTCTCACGAAGGAGGCCGAATagggaaaagaaaaagcaacccTAAGTCAAAACCTAGAAACGTTCCTATATCCCTGACTCTCTCAGATGATAATGAGAACATCTCTGCTGACCCCATTGACGGTGCTATCCAAGAGAACGCTGATGATTCAGAGGGTCAAGGAACGACACGTTTCTACTGCAAACACTGTGATTACCACAACAAATCAGCTCGTAGCGTCAGCACCCATTACCAGAGGATGCACCCTTACATCAAGTTCAGCTTTAAGTACATCCTGGATTCCAATGACCATAGTGCTGTCTTCCGCTGCTTGGAGTGTTACATTGAATACTCAAATTACAATGATTTGCATGAACACTATATGGATCACCACCCCGAAGCAAGCAATGTGCTCAACTTCAACCAACCAAATTTGGTATACATGTGTCGCTTTTGTTCATACACAAGCCCCAATGTCAGGAGCCTCATGCCCCATTACCAAAGAATGCACCCAACAGTGAAAATCAACAACGCAATGATCTTCTCCAGCTATATGGTGGAGCAGCCCAACAAAACGGGGGAATCGCAAACCCTGAGGGAAATATTAAACTCTGGCCCCAAGAATTTGACCTCACCCACGTCAACCCCGAGGTCCTCCAGCCCCGTTTCGAAAGCGGTCTCCAAGAGCCCTGAAGCTAGTGCTGAGGAAGACCCTCTCAAAGAACCTATGGGTGGCAATGTTGTTGTGTATGATTGTGATGTGTGTACTTTTGCGAGCCCCAACATGCACTCTGTGTTGGTGCACTATCAGAAGAAACATCCAGAGCAAAAGGCGTCTTATTTCCGCATACAGAAAACCATGAAGGTCATCTCGGTGGATCAATCGCAGCCTGTTGCAAACTCTTCATATAATCTCAACATGGCTTCGCCTCCAAAACAACCAAGCGCAGCACTGTTCGGATCAGATGAAGAAATGTACTACTGTAAACATTGCGTCTACAGCAACAGATCCGTTGTTGGTGTGTTGGTCCATTATCAAAAGAGACACCCAGAGGTAAAAGTGACAGCTAAATATATCAAACACGGCACTCCCACTGCCGGTTTGATGAAGTTAATGGATGAATTGCAAATTGCGGCTCCCAAACAGTTTTTGAAGCAGTTTCAAAATAACGGTCATGATGGATCTAACAACACGAGTCCTAAACCTGGAAGTGGTGAGAAAGGAGAGGATGAGCTCTTCTTCTGCCAGCACTGTGATTACGGCAATCGCactgtaaaaggtgtgctcattCACTACCAGAAGAAGCATCGGGAAACCAAGTCCAACGCTGACCTCGTACGTCGTCACACTGCAGTTGTCCGGAGTCAGCGCGTCCGTGCACAGATGGTTCAGTCGGGCAGTGTCTCGTCTGCCTTGATCCCAACTCCTCCAGACCCTGAAAACACTACAACCCTTCGCTCCCTGAAGTGCATACACTGTACATACACATCCCCCTACATATATGCCCTGAAGAAGCATCTGAAGAAAGAGCACCCGACTGTGAAAGCCACAGCTATGACCATTTTACACTGGGCCTACCAAGATGGCATTCTGGAGGCTGGCTACCACTGTGAGTGGTGCATTTACTCCCACGCTGAACCCCAAGGCCTGCTGCTCCATTACCAAAGACGCCATCCTGAGCACAATGTTGATTACACATACATGGCCAGCAAGCTATGGGCTGGACCGGAGACCACTCAACAAGAGGGCAATATGGAAACTAAACATTACAAATGCAAAGACTGTGCATTTGAGGCCTGTACAATATGGGACATCACTAGTCACTATCAGGTAGTGCACCCGTGTGCCATTAAAGAGGATGAATCTGTGCTTTTGGATATTATCAAAGGAAATGGCTCAACTGAAGATATACACCAGCAGGTTGCCATTGACCTTATGTCTTTCAATTGCCACCCTGTTGAAGATGATGGAGCACAGGTTATGGTCAGTACACCACAAGAAAGCAACCCCCATCCTCCCCACCCACATCTTTCCATCTCAAACAATGCTTACCAGTGCACTGTATGTCTGTCAGAGTACAACAGTCTCCATGGCCTCCTCACTCACTATGGAAAAAAGCACCCAGGTATGAAAGTCAAAGCTGCAGACTTTGCACAGGAGGCCGACATCAACCCAAGTTCTGTTTATAAATGTCGTCACTGTCCGTATGTGAACTCCCGAATCCACGGTGTCCTAACTCACTATCAGAAGAGACACCCATTGGTGAAAGTCACTGCAGAAGACTTTGCGGATGACATTGAGCAACTCGCTGACGGAAATGAAGGAGATGACAAGTGCAAAACTCAAAGGCAAGGCTACGGTGCATACAGATGCAAAATCTG
The window above is part of the Pseudoliparis swirei isolate HS2019 ecotype Mariana Trench chromosome 15, NWPU_hadal_v1, whole genome shotgun sequence genome. Proteins encoded here:
- the znf462 gene encoding zinc finger protein 462 yields the protein MEVLQCDSCDFRAESYDDLKNHIQDVHTVFLQPADADESDSLKEEEEEDAEQYDDKDDRDYSTPKAGMSPNTTDNANPTPQKQTAETHLPFYQCRFCVRYFRSKSFLRNHTKKVHDAVEEDSDASISLQSAEQPSYNVIMHNDNSKVYSCQYCTYKSPRKARILKHQLMYHSQVPAESAGNPSEYNETGEESDSASGLMKGTFACEWCDYQTDQKDSWTNHVVKEHSDTVKIVSCIQELEGEASASSPKPDSPSASRSQNRSKMGFTDIQEKEKPEGKTLENTSERSVPEISSFQYAVTPNSTGSSILSKRFALSDVSKSVGETDANLLNEEDSKSSFENDDEEELGDIDDPSYTGTLSADAKQLLTDEDNKLLETKGIPFRKYMNRFQCPFCSFLTMHRRSISRHIENIHLSGKTTVYKCDECPFICTSPLKLGTHKQSHISSDLDTMDLTSDSPNPHNDNAAEPVNGGNVNSKVNVKKITSTPNDQQNPHRCTLCSFSTTTLKGLRVHQQHKHSYCDDLDPTVFDSQLTDQPESEPDASPIFLQKTQTSILGHATKKSLVTRKRARKSINDLPLDLSSVKKRTRIDEIASNLQSKISQSQQDMIINLDDMEDVDGRENHSIGDEEGRNHDNKNPVFTYNTQLLHARDSMISHEGGRIGKRKSNPKSKPRNVPISLTLSDDNENISADPIDGAIQENADDSEGQGTTRFYCKHCDYHNKSARSVSTHYQRMHPYIKFSFKYILDSNDHSAVFRCLECYIEYSNYNDLHEHYMDHHPEASNVLNFNQPNLVYMCRFCSYTSPNVRSLMPHYQRMHPTVKINNAMIFSSYMVEQPNKTGESQTLREILNSGPKNLTSPTSTPRSSSPVSKAVSKSPEASAEEDPLKEPMGGNVVVYDCDVCTFASPNMHSVLVHYQKKHPEQKASYFRIQKTMKVISVDQSQPVANSSYNLNMASPPKQPSAALFGSDEEMYYCKHCVYSNRSVVGVLVHYQKRHPEVKVTAKYIKHGTPTAGLMKLMDELQIAAPKQFLKQFQNNGHDGSNNTSPKPGSGEKGEDELFFCQHCDYGNRTVKGVLIHYQKKHRETKSNADLVRRHTAVVRSQRVRAQMVQSGSVSSALIPTPPDPENTTTLRSLKCIHCTYTSPYIYALKKHLKKEHPTVKATAMTILHWAYQDGILEAGYHCEWCIYSHAEPQGLLLHYQRRHPEHNVDYTYMASKLWAGPETTQQEGNMETKHYKCKDCAFEACTIWDITSHYQVVHPCAIKEDESVLLDIIKGNGSTEDIHQQVAIDLMSFNCHPVEDDGAQVMVSTPQESNPHPPHPHLSISNNAYQCTVCLSEYNSLHGLLTHYGKKHPGMKVKAADFAQEADINPSSVYKCRHCPYVNSRIHGVLTHYQKRHPLVKVTAEDFADDIEQLADGNEGDDKCKTQRQGYGAYRCKICPYTHGTLEKLKIHYEKYHNQSASEMFTPSLTYFSPGKEGEPVAECSAGNISSLSKVQEVSELNLALSQLPINKTEKHAIFKCQLCKYFCSTRKGIARHYRIKHNNVRAQPEGKNNVFKCALCPYTNPIRKGLAAHYQKRHDIDAYYTHCLAASKMMSEKPIQVIATPPPERDNSEMSEDLRLAVERRKCSLCAFQAFSRKSIVSHYIKRHPGVFPKKQHASKLGRYFTVIYAKEPEKMDVSAMTEDNKDVLKVQLKPEQDSEVEWLPFKCLKCFQMSFSTGLLLSMHYNDHHSSDLKRDFVVSPVPEDEDEELYKCTHCELKFLALPILAKHLLNHNEEFQKRAMRQERRRQLLSKQKAAEVPESKPEKETPVNNAPVGFRCNFCIEMHPTLRAICNHLRKHVQYGEVKAGHVKQEVSEVPLTLPSETLTNGVLEAEEAAESHVLERPAAAMLGPMLGPMLGPMMGPLMGPLMGPPLASTASAGGAVAAVTREPETKAVAGKAAALVAAARATVSEGELKQRLAAGGHACVQCDRVFMSMQGLRSHERSHSAMALFSREDKYSCQYCQFVSPFRHNLDRHVQSHHGHHKPFKCKLCPFKSAYVSRLKSHLQKAHTGEQRTYKCLSCPFSSMTISQLKEHSLRDHGEALTLAKLRAATQTAHGALRPPRLASKAEQNPLALDDPSYLEPADVRQQLSHYQLASRSQMSSGSMLGESRLDSALTCEFCEFSSGYMQSLRRHYRDRHGGKKLFKCKDCSFFTCYKHTFTMHVEAGHNNHAPEIIPKDLRCPLCLYHTKHKSNMIDHIVLHREERVAPLEVSRSKLSRHLQGLVFRCHKCTFTCSSDQALQLHLQKHAEIKPYQCQLCFYDSSQRSQLEEHLRLEHKVIRNFELMGRVNLDQLEMKKEQGSSAEEEEERDIMEIVEDGNVAALAGEEEEEEDDDDDNEGMEIMENIAEEQRGMDDEEIEDNFKEEEEEEEDEDDIRDVDEEKPGLQEVLASPGSSSSSSSVPGSAEKRLPCEFCGRCFTNSLDWERHVLRHGMMVNNSNTDTSTTSALEASASSSTCFPASMDAGLDASSIEEGNPADLSLGSPSQSVESTEPLDTKRDQQFG